ACCGGCTGACCGGCAGCGACGTCAGGCGGGCGTGCCGTCGCCCTCGAACTTCTCGGTGCAGCGCTCGTGGAAGACCTCGGACTCGGTCGGGTCGGGTGCCACCCGACCGCCGCAGGTGGCGCCGTAGTCCTCGTAGCCCGAGCCGCGCTCGGACTGGAGCCACAGCCGGTCGCAGGCGGCGAAGTCCTCGTCCGCGCAGTCCCGGGCGAGGTCGTCCAGCACGGGATCGGTGCCGAACTCGCTGATGGAGGTCGGCGGGTCGCCGTCGGGCACCGGCTCGTCGCTCACGGCCACGAACACCCAGAAGGCCACGGCCAGGACGAGGGTGAGGTAGCCCAGGACCAGGCCGGCGGTGGCGAGGCCCCGACCGCCCTCGGTCCCCTGGCTGCGCTTGATGCGACCACGGGCGAGGTGGCCGAACACCACGGCCAGGATCGAGAGCACCGGGACGAAGCAGAAGAACAGGCCCGCGATGCCGACGGCGAGCGAGGCGATGGCGAACCCGTTGTTGCGGCGGCGCGCCACCGGGGCGCCGTAGCCGGGGGCGCCGTAGCCCGGCGGCCCGTACTGCGACGGGTAGCCGCCGGGGTACGGGCCCTGCACGGCCGGCGCGGGCGGGAAGCCGGTGGGCGGCGGCGCACCGCCGCCGTACGCGGAGGGGTAGGCCGCGGGCGGCGCCCCGCCGGTGGTCGCCGGGTACGGGGGGTGGCTGGGGTAGGGCGAGTACCCCGGGCTGCTCGGGGGCGACGCGGGCGCGACCTGACCCGTGGTCCACGCCGGCGGGGGCGGCGCGTCGGGGGGCACCCACGGTGCGGCCTCGCCGCCGCCGGCCTGGTCCCGGGCGTCAGCCGCGGCGTCGGGCGCGGCGTCGGGCGCGACGCCGGCGCCCGACTCGGCGGCCCAACCCGCGTCGTCCGTGGGTTCGTCGTCCGTGGGGGCGTCGGCCAGCAGCTCCGACGGGAGGTCCGCGGGCCGCTCGGCGGGGAACGGGTCGCCCCAGGTCGTGTCCTGCTCGCCGCCGGACCACGAGGTGCCCGACCCCGAGGCGTCGGAGGTGGACGTGTCCGACCAGGCGTTGTCGGAGCTCGACGTGTCCGACGACCACGACGAGTCCGACGACGAGCTGTCGCTGCCGGCCCCGCTGTCGCTCGAGCCCCCGTCGCTGGTGTCGCTCACGGCCCTCTCCCGGTCGGTTCTCCTCTGGGCACCATCGTCGCGCCGGCGCCCCTTCTCGACCGGTGATGTGGCCTCCTGGATCTCCGAGGCCGTCGACCGGTCCGTGGTGGCATCATCGCCGCATGAGCGAGCTCGCCGCCGTCGCCCCCGCGTTCGTCGACATGGCCCACCGCATCGTCTGGTCGACGGTGGCGACCGTGGACGCCGACGGTCGGCCCCGGAGCCGGATCCTGCACCCGCTGTGGGAGTGGGACGGCGAGACGATGGTGGGCTGGATCGCCACCGGCCCGACCCCGCTCAAGCGGGCCCACCTCGACCACAGCCCCTACGTCTCGGTGAACTACTGGACGCCCGAGCA
This region of Acidimicrobiales bacterium genomic DNA includes:
- a CDS encoding DUF4190 domain-containing protein, producing MSDTSDGGSSDSGAGSDSSSSDSSWSSDTSSSDNAWSDTSTSDASGSGTSWSGGEQDTTWGDPFPAERPADLPSELLADAPTDDEPTDDAGWAAESGAGVAPDAAPDAAADARDQAGGGEAAPWVPPDAPPPPAWTTGQVAPASPPSSPGYSPYPSHPPYPATTGGAPPAAYPSAYGGGAPPPTGFPPAPAVQGPYPGGYPSQYGPPGYGAPGYGAPVARRRNNGFAIASLAVGIAGLFFCFVPVLSILAVVFGHLARGRIKRSQGTEGGRGLATAGLVLGYLTLVLAVAFWVFVAVSDEPVPDGDPPTSISEFGTDPVLDDLARDCADEDFAACDRLWLQSERGSGYEDYGATCGGRVAPDPTESEVFHERCTEKFEGDGTPA